In the Puntigrus tetrazona isolate hp1 chromosome 19, ASM1883169v1, whole genome shotgun sequence genome, tattttattgccatgttaaattatgttttgtattaGTATTACGCAGCAACCAAGGGTTATTATGGTTAGCTGcaacaaaagaaatgtaaagtgaatgtttttttagataaacatgttttctgtGTAAGGAGACGTACAGTGTGTTAGAGCAGTTGGGTGGTCTCTTTAGTGTATTGATTCTCTGTAAATGCTGCAGAAGTTCGCTGGCCATGATGTTGGGAAAGGGTGGCTCTCCTGAGATTAAGATTGTGATTAAGAGCCGTTTAAACAACTTCAGGATTTCTTCatgaatgcaattttaataCCGGATGGCAAAAACACTCACCCAGCGTCACCATCTCATGCAGCAGAATGCCAAAAGACCATCTATGGAGGATTAAACGGGAATGGACACCAACATCAAGATCGAAGGTGACAAAAACATGACCTGGAAATACAGCTAATTATCACAAACTCACAAGTCGCTGCTTTGCTGGAGAGGTTGCCTTGCTAACGCTTCTGGGGCTTGCCATTTTCTCATTTCCATGTCTTTTACATCTATAGAGGCTGCAGTTGTTTTCCTGCGATATGCCGGACCCAAACCCCACAGCTTGACCGTCAGGTCCTGACCGACCAAGACGCTTTGAGCTTTGACATTCCCGTGGATGCAGTTCTTTCCGTGTAGATACTCCTGTGATTTCAGAACAGGTTGTTAGAATTAGTACTTGATCTTGGGTGTGACAAAGTATTTATTGTGCGTtgtaaatcataaatgttttggttAAGTGCTCACGACTGGTCATGATTAATGCATGCCAGAGTCTGACGAAATAAAAAGGCTCTGTGATTTATGTAGTTGCCGATACATGCACGCCTGATGTGTCTTATGAAGCTCTCCattcataaatatatgattACACCTTGTTGCCAGGCTTTTGTCTGTCAATACGCTTGTATGTGTCTTGCAAACTGATTTGTTATCTAACCAGAGCAGAAGCAATCTGAGCGCCCATGGTAAAGATTCGTCTTTCAGTCATGTCACACGGTGCCTCCTGACCTGTGTGGTCCTGTGAAAGAGATTTACAGGCAGTCAAAACAAAGGTGAAGCACAAAGTAGTGTTTTGAGTTTTAATCAATCCATTACAAATGAGATCACCAGGAATGACGCACTCTTAGGTGACCTCAGTAGTGCAAATAACTGATCAATGTAAGAGTGCAATGTCAATATTGCACAGTGATTGCTAGTTGTGTCATTTATCTAAAAGAAGTGGAGTTGTTTATTccagtgatggcaaagctgaatattcagcatcattactccagtcttcagtgtcacatgatcttttagaaatcattctaatattccaATTCGCTTCTCAGGAAACAATTCTTGCATTTTTCTTGCACACAGGGACATCCCTTTTCATGGCCCACACCCATaaggaaatatattaaaatagtaatgaaAGCTGAGTTCATCAAGCCAGttcatcaagttttttttttttttatcgttgtCCCTTGCGAGAGCGAAAATGGAGCAGTACTCATGTACCTGTCTGCACCTCCACAGGAAGCTCAGCAGGTCTCGGTGTTCCAGCTCCTCTACCGCAATCATCAGCGGTGTCTGCACAGACACCACCCCCAGCAATTTGGGCAACGATGGATGCGGCCCCAACTCTGAAAGAAAGTGTGCAAACCCCAGAAAGGACTGGCGCTCTCTGGTGTTGGCTGATTCTGCATGAGGGAAAAAGCAGAAGAAAGTAAGATTGTTTGTCTgcctctatctatctatctatctatctatctatctatctatctatctatctatctatctatctatctatctgtctgtctgtctgtctgtctgtctgtctgtctgtctgtctgtttgtctgtttatctgtctatctatctatctatctatctatctatctatctatctatctatctatctatctatctatctatctgtctgtctgtctgtctgtctgtctgtctgtctgtctgtctgtctgtctatctatctatctatctatctatctatctatctatctatctatctatctgtctatctatctatctaatgcAATCTAATCTATCTGGCTACAGTGGTATGGTTTTGTACCTCATTTctttgagaataaaaaaaattatgaggCAGAATTCTACCacttattcataataaaatacactaaaaactgTTCATCTTCggatattttttaagaaatccaACAGCTTTCTGATATTGACCCTGGATAGACAGGAACACAACTGACATGTTCAAAGCCCATTTTTAAGAGGacatttaaaatggttaaaatagtcagtaatacatttattcaacaatttatACTCTTCTGTTTCAGTCTACATTGCATGTTCACGATGTACCGCAACActttccgaagatgaacaaaggtcttacgggtttggaatgacatgaggtcgagtaattaatgacagaaaaataGCATTGAAATAATTGCTACAATTccgaaaaataaaactgaaacaatctaaagctaaatagaaatatttgtagtattttaaagtgctgtactatatatatatatatatatatatatatatatatatatatatatatatatatatatatatatatataattgtacaatgtattcatattattaaaatctactaaaaataataattataataaaaaataataaaaataatgcttatcCGACCGTACCTTTAAGCACTCTTAAAATGACTGGTTGTCTGTCCATGACAGCTCTGTGTAATGTGAAGGTGTCTTTTTTTACTGAGAAGGTGAGAGGAAGTGGAGAGATCAGCTGAAAGAggtccggatgcctcccggtgGTTTGCTCAGGTACTGCTGGGCTTGAATTCTGCATGTCATGGTGAGGTTGGGCTGTCATGGGAATAACCTCATGTTCCAGCGGGTTCAGCTCCGCTGGAGCTGTTGCGGCAAGGTATATCAAAAGATTAAGAGAGAAAAAACCTGAATCTGTTGTACGTTCTCGCATATGACCCGTGAGAAGGTCATTTTAATAAACTCTGATAATTAATGAAGAGATAATCTATTAATAAACATTGTGATCATTCATAAAGGGaaccctttaaataaacatagcGATCGTGCATGGTCAGGAAgacttataaataaacatttctatcGTGCATGAACCGGAAgacctttaaataaacacaacaaacagcAAGCGACTTGAGTATTTAGTGTGTAACAAAGTCAGATGCCGTAGCTACCGTCAATGCCTTGCAGGTGCCGTCGGTTGCTGTTAGGGTGTCTGCGTGTGTTATGATGGTGTAGTTTgtcatctttttcatttctgtggTGCCCATAAAGATACGATGGCTTATGGGAGCATTTGAGCACTAACAAAATGATCAGTGTGACCAGAAAAGCCAGGAGGAACAGCACTGGAATGACAATCAGTTCCACTTCATAAAAAAGCACCTCTGCAAAGAAAATAGAAACACAATGGGATTATAAAGCTGTATTCCTTGTGTCACATGTTTGCATGTTTAAGTCACAGATAGAGGGGGTCATGTCTCTCTCATTTAAACCAATGAGACCAACCGGTGCTGGTGTGGTTGatgatttttaaagttttaagtcACTCTGAAATATTTTCTGGCTGTCTTGTCTAACCTGTTATCTAGCCTTCTGTCTTAACTGTGTGATTGTTCATCATTTTATGTGATCATTTATATGTTATGAATGAGAGACAAAAGGTTTTGCCTTCCTTCTAGGCTCTCTACAGAGTGTTGCGACCTTTTGTACCAAGTTTATTTGCCCttattttaaagggtttttattattggtgtattttttgttatataaaggTCTATAAAGGTTTGTACAGGGGTATAAATAGTTTAGTTGATTAGTGGTCCAGGTAacttgttccttttttttttttttttaagtacatatatgtacattttaaaagtcagaTTGAACAAATTAACTGTTACTGTACATTAAGAATTCTTGAGTAAAttcaaggattttttttttcgaaaatgtcagaaaatttggatagaaaataaaatgctatttaaacgCTTCATTCAAATATACGAgaacattttcaatattttaaatataagctTCAAATATTCTAATATGGCGATTTGGTGCtaatgaaatttttttattaatgatgttgaaaacacttgtgctgcttaatttttttggtagaaaatattttatagacagatatttttttgtaaaaattttttttttttttttttttttaatcttaatgtaatatatgtttgtAACCTTTGATAGTGTATAGAGAGagactaaatgtaataaattgaaCATAACAATACTTACCACAAAGAGTTCCTGATGCACATAGATTTGTTGTGTTAGTTGAATTAGACATACTGTAAAaggaaatacatattttatatatggcAAATACATAGACATAGATATGGCAAAGTACATCTATAAAACACTACATGTAAACTGATATCCAGTAATCCAAGTGCAATGCTATTCACATGCATCAGCTTATGTGTTTTAtgagtgtactgtatataacatCTCTGGCATAATCGTGCAGTGCAAGTGTGCAGTTTGGCAGCTCTCTTTGAAAGACATAAAACCAGACTTCAGATATTTGACATTGATTAACCATGTAGCTTTCAATTATCAATAGCATCGGTCGTAAAGCTGGTTTTGATTTAGTTTCGACTGTCTCTGACATTTGTATTCAGCAATGAAAC is a window encoding:
- the styk1a gene encoding tyrosine-protein kinase STYK1, with protein sequence MSNSTNTTNLCASGTLCEVLFYEVELIVIPVLFLLAFLVTLIILLVLKCSHKPSYLYGHHRNEKDDKLHHHNTRRHPNSNRRHLQGIDAPAELNPLEHEVIPMTAQPHHDMQNSSPAVPEQTTGRHPDLFQLISPLPLTFSVKKDTFTLHRAVMDRQPVILRVLKESANTRERQSFLGFAHFLSELGPHPSLPKLLGVVSVQTPLMIAVEELEHRDLLSFLWRCRQDHTGQEAPCDMTERRIFTMGAQIASALEYLHGKNCIHGNVKAQSVLVGQDLTVKLWGLGPAYRRKTTAASIDVKDMEMRKWQAPEALARQPLQQSSDLWSFGILLHEMVTLGEPPFPNIMASELLQHLQRINTLKRPPNCSNTLYSIIKSCCQWKPKDRVSLAELIRKLQSGERSANDQAVLRVSEPLDMEKYMREAGYGETFNYAVL